In Blastocatellia bacterium, the following proteins share a genomic window:
- the istB gene encoding IS21-like element helper ATPase IstB, whose product MLTHPTLDKLQTLKLSGMYQALVEQLQMTDLAALSFEERFGLLVDRELTERDTRRLTTRLRQAKLRQTACIEDIDYRHPRGLDKAVMARLATCQWVREHHNVLLTGPTGIGKTWLSCALGHKVCREGLTALYLRLPRFLQELPMAKGDGRYGKVLTTLAKTDLLILDDWALAPLSDENRRDLLEIIEDRHDRRATLVTSQLPVEHWHEALGDPTLADAILDRLVHNAYKITLQGESMRKRQARLTKGASVE is encoded by the coding sequence ATGCTGACCCATCCCACTCTCGACAAGCTCCAGACCCTGAAACTGTCCGGGATGTATCAGGCGTTGGTCGAGCAACTCCAGATGACGGACCTCGCGGCGCTGAGCTTTGAAGAACGCTTCGGGCTCTTAGTCGACCGTGAGCTCACGGAGCGCGACACCCGCCGGCTGACCACACGCTTGCGGCAGGCGAAACTGCGCCAGACCGCCTGCATCGAAGACATTGACTATCGCCATCCTCGCGGCTTAGACAAAGCCGTGATGGCCCGTCTCGCGACGTGCCAGTGGGTGCGAGAGCATCACAACGTTTTGCTCACCGGGCCAACAGGGATTGGGAAAACTTGGCTCAGCTGTGCGTTGGGCCATAAGGTGTGCCGGGAAGGTTTGACTGCCCTCTATCTCCGGCTCCCCCGCTTCCTCCAAGAGCTCCCGATGGCCAAAGGGGATGGGCGCTATGGGAAAGTGCTGACGACCCTGGCCAAGACCGATCTGTTGATTTTGGATGATTGGGCTTTGGCCCCACTCAGTGATGAAAACCGCCGCGACTTGCTGGAGATCATCGAAGACCGCCATGATCGTCGGGCCACCCTGGTGACCAGTCAGTTGCCGGTCGAGCACTGGCATGAGGCCCTGGGGGATCCGACGTTGGCCGATGCGATCCTCGACCGCCTCGTGCATAATGCCTACAAGATCACCTTGCAGGGTGAAT